The genomic window AAAAAATAAACAGCACATAACACCTTTAACGTAAATGCCACAAAGAATGATAGCCATGCCCTCCTTTTGTTTGACAGTAAATAGCAAAAAAAAGGAAACAAAAAATAAAACACAAATACAACCCCAATAAACCAACCAACTCCGATAACGGAGATTTGTGAATTTGGAAGTAAGCCAAAACACAATGTGAGATTTGCAAATACTTCATAAAAAGAATTCATACTTGGAGAAATGACAATATCAAGCAGACAAAGCAAAGCGAAAAATGGCCATATTTTTGCATAACGTTTACTATAAAACTGTTCCATGGTAATTTGTTTGTTCGTTATTTTAAAATAATATCCGCAACATAAAGAGAATCCGCTGATCACCATGAACAAATACACAAATTGTGTAAACGAAGGAATTAACTTGTCAAAAATAAAACCACTGGTAGTATATCCTCCATTTGCCAGTACATGCATCAACACGATACCAATAGCAGAAAATGCTCTCAAACCATTTATCGATTCATAACGTTCAACTTCATTAGTCTTCATTTGATTATCCTTTACTCCTTGATCTACTTCCACAAACAAAGTTCATTTTAACCACAAAATAAATTTTATTCTTATTCCGCCTTGAATATCACCTTATTGTTTAGCCAAAATCATTGTAAGCGGTGTTTTAACCCCACTCAACACGGGACAGATTCAGAAATTTTTTCTTTTTTCACATTATAGGGGAGCAACGCTTGAAAATCATCATTTGTCATTGCCTCAGGCAGATGCTGAAACAGGTACTTGAGATACCAGTACGGTTCCAGTCCATTGGATTTTGCAGTCTCTATCAAACTGTAAATTGCCGCACTCGCCTTTGCACCTTGAACCGTATCAGAAAACAGCCAGTTTTTACGACCGATGACAAAAGGCCTGATGGCATTTTCAACCAAATTGTTGTCCGGTCGAATGAACCCTTCAGTTGTGTATTGGACCAATCGGGGCCATTGACCGAGGGTATAATTGATCGCCTTGCCAAGCAGGCTTTTGGGAGGAACTTTGTTTACTCTTTCATCAAGCCACTTCTTAAACTCGGTAAGAAGTGGAATCGCCTGGGATTGTCTCATATTGTACAATTGTTCCGCAGAACACCCTTGTTCCCGTGCTTCTTTTTCAATTTTATAAAGCTTGCTGATATATAACAATGCCGAACCGGCATTCCCGGAAGAATTTGCCTTGTTGCCAAGCGCTTTGGTTACCTCTTTAAACTTCCGACGAGCATGAACCCAGCACCCAACATGAACAATATCTTTTTTGGTATCCAGGAAATCATACCCAGCATATCCGTCCGTCTGGACGATGCCCTTAAAACCGTTCAAAAATGTTGAAACCACATCCCCAGACCTTGTCGGGTGATATTCGAACAGGATAATCGGCTTGTCTGGTGGTCCACCCCTGAAAATCCACATATAAGATTTGGATTTCCGTGGTCCCTTTAAAACTTGGAGAGGAGTTTCATCAATACCAATCATGGGGTTGGCCAGGATGTCGTCCTTCATCATGCCGATGATAATTTCACAGGCATCTGCCACCTTCATGCCCCATTTACACATGGTTGATCTGGCAAGCTCAATGCCGATCCTGGCAACTGCTTTTCTTGACGATAAAACGGCAAAGCATCTGCAAATTTGGCGGTCAGGATATGGGCAAGCAGTCCCGGAGTGGCAATACTTTTTGGAATAATCTGATCCGGCATCCTGGCAATAGATACGGTGGGGCCTTCATCTTCAACCCCCTCGCAATCTTTACAGGCGTATTTATACCGGATATTTCGAATCACCCGAACCTTGGCTGGGATGTAATCAAGCTGCTCAGAGACTTCTTCACCGATTTTATCTTTCAAGCAGCCGCAATCGCATTTTCTGTCATTCTCACTGAGTTTATGAACAACATCGACACGGGGAAGATCTGCCGGCAGTGGTTTGCGGCCGCGTTTTTTGCGGGAATGCTCTGTAATGGTGACGGTATCATCTTCATTCAGAATCGGAAGATCAGGTTCCGGCATATCAAAAAGAGACATTTGCTCGCCATCTTTGGGCGTTTTTTCTGATTTGCGACCAAAAAGCCTGTCCTGGAGGGATTTAATCTGCTCTTGAAGAATTATGTTTTCATCAAACAAATTCAGAGCGATTTCTTTGACTTCATCCAGGCTTTCAGCATCTTTGAGAGTGTCTCTTGTCATGGGCTGTATATACCATAACCAAGGGTTTTTTCATAGTTTTTCGCCTAAAAAATCATAGAGTATTTTAGGGGTTTATGAGCCTGATTTATATTCAGTCCATCGACCAGCCAGGTCAGTTCCCGGCTTGTAATATTCATGACATCTTTTGATGAATTCGGCCATTTGAACCGGTCTTTCTCAAGGCGCTTTTGCCACAGGCAAAAACCGTTTTTATCCCAGTATAAAATTTTTAAAATGGTTTGTGCCCGGTTGCAGAACACAAACAGGGATTCTGAAAATATATCCAACTGCATTTGCTCACTCACGATAACGGCAAGGCCGTTAATCGCTTTGCGCATGTCCGTCGTGCCCAGAGCCAGATAGACTTTTGTGTCCGGTGCAAAGTTCATCATGAGATGGATTTCAAGGTCGCAAGAACTCTTTCAAGTGTCTCGCTGGTGAA from uncultured Desulfobacter sp. includes these protein-coding regions:
- a CDS encoding acyltransferase, coding for MKTNEVERYESINGLRAFSAIGIVLMHVLANGGYTTSGFIFDKLIPSFTQFVYLFMVISGFSLCCGYYFKITNKQITMEQFYSKRYAKIWPFFALLCLLDIVISPSMNSFYEVFANLTLCFGLLPNSQISVIGVGWFIGVVFVFYFLFPFFCYLLSNKRRAWLSFFVAFTLKVLCAVYFFDAEHVPENFKMRHNFIFCAVFFYAGGLIFLYREWLIKLIKRYRSVVLVVCIISSVGVYAFALSGNSNVLLVLFSFFLIYAIGTSGGVLQNSITRFLSGISMEIYLCHMVIFRIIEKLHMTHMFASDELSYTVTSVGTVTGAIIFSVSVKKVLFVAKNKLTTIKI
- the tnpB gene encoding IS66 family insertion sequence element accessory protein TnpB (TnpB, as the term is used for proteins encoded by IS66 family insertion elements, is considered an accessory protein, since TnpC, encoded by a neighboring gene, is a DDE family transposase.) yields the protein MMNFAPDTKVYLALGTTDMRKAINGLAVIVSEQMQLDIFSESLFVFCNRAQTILKILYWDKNGFCLWQKRLEKDRFKWPNSSKDVMNITSRELTWLVDGLNINQAHKPLKYSMIF